The following are from one region of the Arachis duranensis cultivar V14167 chromosome 10, aradu.V14167.gnm2.J7QH, whole genome shotgun sequence genome:
- the LOC107471374 gene encoding uncharacterized protein LOC107471374: protein MAGIRMIDIAVNFTDGMFKGIYNECFDAYSVTGGSLEESREALAIAETDGRLFCTVGVHPTRCKEFEESGDPENHFQALVSLAKEGIQKGKVVAVGECGLDYDRLHFCPSEIQKKYFEKQFELAHITKLPMFLHMRAAAADFCEIVEKNKYRFTAGVAHSFTGSTDDCNKLLSFDNMYIGINGCSLKTTENLDVVRDIPVEKMMIETDSPYCEIKNTHAGISFVKSTWPSKKKEKYDQECIVKGRNEPCLVRQVLEVVAGCKGINDVGNLSKTLYHNTCRVFFPQDLDSAADALLAGANSS, encoded by the exons ATGGCCGGCATTCGAATGATAG ATATAGCCGTCAACTTCACAG ATGGCATGTTTAAGGGAATCTACAACG AATGCTTTGATGCCTATAGT GTAACCGGTGGATCCTTGGAGGAATCGAGGGAAGCACTTGCAATTGCTGAAACTGATG GACGACTGTTCTGCACAGTCGGTGTGCATCCGACACGTTGCAAG GAATTCGAGGAGAGTGGAGATCCAGAAAATCATTTCCAGGCTCTTGTGTCATTAGCTAAAGAGGGAATTCAAAAAGGAAAG GTCGTGGCGGTTGGAGAATGTGGGTTGGACTATGATAGACTTCATTTTTGCCCTTCAGAGATTCAAAAGAA GTATTTCGAAAAGCAGTTTGAATTAGCACATATCACAAAACTACCTATGTTTTTACACATGCGAGCAGCTGCTGCAGACTTCTGTGAAATTGTTGAGAAAAATAAGTACAG GTTCACTGCCGGAGTTGCACATTCTTTTACTGGTAGCACGGATGATTGCAATAAGCTTCTTTCCTTCGATAACATGTACATAG GCATAAATGGGTGCTCTCTCAAGACAACTGAGAACCTTGATGTTGTGAGGGATATTCCTGTTGAGAAAATGATGATTGAGACAGACTCACCGTACTGTGAAATCAAGAATACTCATGCTGGAATTAGTTTTGTTAAATCTACATGGCCttcaaagaagaaagagaaatatGATCAAGAGTGCATTGTCAAAGGCCGCAATGAACCCTGTTTAGTTAG GCAAGTTCTTGAGGTGGTTGCAGGCTGCAAAGGCATCAATGATGTCGGTAATCTCAGCAAAACATTGTACCACAATACTTGCAG GGTTTTCTTCCCTCAAGACTTGGATTCTGCAGCTGATGCTCTTCTTGCTGGCGCTAATTCTTCATAA
- the LOC107471351 gene encoding 33 kDa ribonucleoprotein, chloroplastic has translation MAAATASVSSSSSICNRIYNPTFTHTSISLTTNFPQRPISYKPLTFNLKPQSFNLFPLPLHPSSAAFDGFEASQEQEQEETSETPQQQEEQRVSDSNDSGRLYVGNLPYSMTSNELSELFGEAGTVVSVEVVYDRVTDRSRGFAFVTMGSVGDAQEAIRMFDGSQVGGRTVKVNFPEVPKGGERLVMGPRIRNNSRGFVDSPHKLYAGNLGWRLTSEGLRDAFAEKPGLLSAKVIYERDSGRSRGFGFVTFQTAEDVEAALNAMNGVEIEGRPLRLNLAAERAPSSPPRSNVDSSELYSRAST, from the exons ATGGCTGCTGCTACAGCTTCtgtttcctcttcttcttctatctgcAACAGAATCTACAACCCCACCTTCACCCACACTTCCATTTCACTCACCACCAACTTCCCTCAGAGACCCATCTCCTACAAACCCCTCACCTTCAACCTCAAGCCCCAAAGTTTCAATCTTTTCCCTCTCCCTCTTCACCCTTCCTCCGCTGCATTCGATGGATTCGAAGCCTctcaagaacaagaacaagaagagaCCTCTGAAACACCCcaacaacaagaagagcaaagggTTTCAGATTCCAACGACTCTGGGAGGCTCTATGTTGGAAACTTGCCATATTCAATGACCTCCAACGAATTGTCCGAGCTCTTTGGAGAAGCTGGCACTGTTGTGTCTGTTGAG GTTGTGTACGATCGTGTCACGGATAGAAGTAGAGGATTTGCATTTGTTACAATGGGGAGTGTTGGGGATGCTCAAGAAGCAATTCGAATGTTTGATGGCTCG CAAGTTGGCGGTAGGACCGTTAAGGTAAACTTCCCGGAAGTGCCCAAGGGAGGTGAAAGGTTGGTAATGGGGCCGAGAATTCGGAACAACTCCAGAGGCTTTGTAGACAGCCCTCACAAGCTCTATGCTGGAAACCTTGGTTGGAGACTGACTTCAGAGGGTCTTAGAGATGCCTTCGCTGAGAAGCCAGGCTTATTGAGTGCCAAGGTCATCTATGAGAGAGACTCCGGAAGATCTCGAGGTTTTGGATTCGTTACTTTTCAAACTGCGGAGGATGTAGAGGCTGCTTTGAATGCTATGAACGGTGTG GAGATTGAAGGTCGACCTTTAAGGTTGAATTTGGCTGCAGAGAGAGCACCTTCATCTCCTCCAAGAAGTAATGTTGATAGCTCAGAGTTGTATTCTAGGGCCAGTACATGA
- the LOC107471382 gene encoding syntaxin-121: MNDLLSPPRDKNQHVIEMAETTPSVENNLNKFFEEVESLKQELKELENIHNSLRVSNEKSKALHTAKDVKDLRSRMDADVTTALRKARVLKARLEALDRANEASLSVPGCGPGSSSDRTRTSVVNGLRKNLKESMESFNKLRDQISSEYRDTVQRRYYTVTGENPDDKTIDLLISTGESETFLQKAIQQQGRATVMNTIQEIQERHGAVKEIERNLKELHQVFLDMSVLVQTQGEQLDDIESHMARANSYVRGGVQQLQVARKHQKNTRKWTFIAIILLLIIALAIILPIVLRN; this comes from the exons atgaacGACTTGCTCTCTCCACCGCGGGACAAGAACCAGCATGTCATCGAGATGGCGGAAACGACGCCGTCCGTCGAGAACAACCTCAACAAGTTCTTCGAGGAAGTTGAGTCCCTAAAACAAGAGCTGAAAGAGCTCGAGAACATCCACAACAGCCTCCGAGTCTCCAACGAGAAGAGCAAGGCTCTCCACACCGCAAAGGATGTGAAGGACCTTCGCTCTCGTATGGATGCTGATGTCACCACCGCCCTCAGGAAGGCCAGGGTCCTCAAGGCCCGCTTGGAGGCCCTTGACCGGGCTAACGAGGCTAGTCTGTCCGTCCCTGGCTGCGGGCCTGGCTCTTCCTCTGACCGGACACGGACGTCTGTGGTGAATGGACTGAGAAAGAACCTCAAGGAGTCAATGGAGAGTTTCAACAAACTGAGAGATCAGATATCGTCGGAGTATAGAGATACCGTACAACGTCGGTACTACACCGTCACCGGCGAGAATCCTGATGACAAAACCATTGACCTTCTCATCTCTACCG GTGAGAGTGAAACTTTCCTCCAGAAAGCAATCCAACAACAAGGGAGAGCGACAGTGATGAACACAATTCAAGAGATTCAGGAGAGGCACGGTGCGGTGAAAGAGATAGAGAGGAACCTGAAGGAGCTTCACCAGGTGTTCTTGGACATGTCAGTGTTGGTCCAAACACAGGGTGAACAGCTCGACGACATTGAGAGCCACATGGCACGTGCTAATTCGTACGTTAGGGGTGGTGTACAGCAACTCCAAGTTGCTAGAAAGCACCAGAAGAACACCCGCAAGTGGACCTTTATTGCCATCATATTGCTTCTCATAATCGCCTTGGCTATAATTCTTCCCATAGTTTTGAGAAACTGA